A region from the Streptomyces lydicus genome encodes:
- a CDS encoding NAD-dependent epimerase/dehydratase family protein produces MRLLMLGGTEFVGRAVAEAALARGWEVTVFHRGNHAPPEGVTALHGDRADAAGLAALEKGEWDAVVDTWSGAPSAVRDSARLLAGRVGAYAYISSRSVYAFPPTARRDEGAPLVTGSAGATDAADYAQAKRGGELAAVEAFGERALLVRAGLILGPYENVGRLPWWLGRMARGGTVLAPGPRGMALQYIDVRDLAEWTADALQAGLGGPYTLVSEPGHATMGELLESCAKVTGSDAELRWTAPEDVLAAGIEPWTELPCWLAPGELRDAIFGVDVSKALASGLRCRPVAETVADTWAWLRAIGGVAPQRPDRPVLGLDPAKEAVALRRAG; encoded by the coding sequence ATGAGGCTACTGATGCTGGGCGGGACGGAGTTCGTGGGGCGGGCGGTCGCCGAGGCGGCGCTGGCGCGTGGCTGGGAGGTCACGGTGTTCCACCGGGGGAATCACGCGCCGCCCGAGGGCGTGACGGCGCTGCACGGTGACCGTGCGGACGCGGCAGGGCTCGCGGCCCTGGAGAAGGGCGAGTGGGACGCCGTCGTCGACACCTGGAGCGGTGCGCCGTCAGCGGTACGGGACAGTGCGCGGCTGCTGGCCGGGCGGGTGGGGGCATACGCCTATATCTCCAGCAGATCGGTGTACGCCTTCCCGCCCACGGCCCGGCGCGATGAGGGGGCGCCGCTGGTGACGGGCTCCGCCGGTGCCACCGATGCCGCGGATTACGCACAGGCCAAGCGGGGCGGTGAGCTGGCCGCGGTCGAGGCGTTCGGGGAGCGGGCGCTGCTGGTGCGTGCGGGACTGATTCTCGGGCCGTACGAGAACGTGGGGCGGCTGCCGTGGTGGCTGGGGCGGATGGCCCGCGGCGGAACGGTCCTGGCACCGGGGCCGCGGGGGATGGCGCTGCAGTACATCGACGTCCGTGACCTGGCCGAGTGGACGGCCGACGCGCTGCAGGCGGGGCTCGGCGGGCCGTACACCCTGGTGAGCGAGCCCGGGCACGCCACCATGGGCGAGCTGCTGGAGAGTTGCGCGAAGGTCACCGGCTCGGACGCGGAGCTGCGCTGGACCGCTCCGGAGGACGTGCTCGCCGCCGGTATCGAGCCGTGGACCGAGCTCCCGTGCTGGCTGGCCCCGGGTGAGCTGAGGGACGCGATCTTCGGCGTCGATGTGTCCAAGGCCCTGGCGTCCGGGCTGCGTTGCCGTCCCGTCGCGGAAACCGTCGCCGATACCTGGGCCTGGCTGCGGGCCATCGGCGGGGTGGCGCCCCAGCGCCCGGACCGGCCCGTACTCGGCCTGGACCCGGCGAAGGAGGCGGTGGCGCTGCGGCGGGCCGGCTGA
- a CDS encoding pyridoxamine 5'-phosphate oxidase family protein, which produces MAETSGAQDSGGTGGSPCPETIRRALAAHTTMTLAYADEDGPGACAVLYATDPERGGETGGAGGAGPALYFVTATTTRHGRALAAPGARAAFTAQRDGQEWSGLTGLQGRGDCRPLAGAERAAGWRAYLARFPFVAESERLRDALERTTLWELRPDWLRLIDNGQGFGHKEEWRPDF; this is translated from the coding sequence ATGGCGGAGACGAGCGGTGCACAGGACAGCGGCGGTACGGGCGGGTCGCCCTGCCCGGAGACGATCCGGCGGGCGCTCGCCGCGCACACCACGATGACGCTGGCGTACGCGGACGAGGACGGGCCGGGCGCCTGCGCGGTGCTCTACGCGACGGACCCGGAGCGCGGCGGGGAGACGGGCGGGGCGGGCGGCGCCGGGCCCGCGCTGTATTTCGTCACCGCGACCACGACGCGGCACGGCCGGGCGCTGGCGGCGCCCGGCGCCCGTGCCGCTTTCACGGCGCAGCGGGACGGCCAGGAGTGGAGCGGACTGACGGGGCTTCAGGGCCGGGGCGACTGCCGCCCTCTGGCCGGCGCCGAGCGGGCCGCGGGCTGGCGGGCCTACCTGGCCCGCTTCCCCTTCGTCGCCGAGAGCGAGCGGCTGCGCGACGCCCTTGAGCGGACCACCCTGTGGGAGCTGCGTCCCGACTGGCTGCGGCTGATCGACAACGGGCAGGGCTTCGGGCACAAGGAGGAGTGGCGGCCGGACTTCTGA
- a CDS encoding A/G-specific adenine glycosylase, translated as MTSTPVTTTATTAATENASAADAAAGAADGTALHGPVTDWFDEHARDLPWRRPEAGAWGVMVSEFMLQQTPVSRVLPVYEQWLARWPRPADLAAEAPGEAVRAWGRLGYPRRALRLHAAASAIQERHGGDVPREHSQLLALPGVGEYTAAAVASFAYGQRHAVLDTNVRRVFARAVAGRQFPPNATTAAERKLARQLLPEDENLAARWAAATMELGALLCTARAPECGRCPIAAQCTWRLAGSPAHDGPARRTQTYAGTDRQVRGKLLAVLREAVTPVPQQALDAVWDEPVQRARALDGLVSDGLVEPLGGGRYRLPLT; from the coding sequence ATGACTTCGACGCCTGTCACCACCACTGCCACGACCGCCGCCACCGAGAACGCTTCCGCCGCCGACGCGGCCGCGGGAGCCGCCGACGGGACCGCGCTGCACGGCCCGGTCACCGACTGGTTCGACGAGCACGCCCGCGATCTGCCCTGGCGCCGCCCCGAGGCGGGCGCCTGGGGTGTGATGGTGAGCGAGTTCATGCTGCAGCAGACCCCGGTCAGCAGAGTGCTGCCGGTCTACGAGCAGTGGCTGGCCCGCTGGCCGCGCCCCGCCGACCTGGCCGCCGAGGCGCCGGGCGAGGCGGTCCGGGCCTGGGGCCGGCTCGGTTATCCGCGCCGCGCCCTGCGGCTGCACGCCGCCGCCTCCGCCATACAGGAGCGGCACGGCGGCGACGTACCGCGCGAGCACAGCCAGTTGCTCGCGTTGCCCGGCGTCGGCGAGTACACCGCCGCCGCGGTCGCCTCGTTCGCGTACGGGCAGCGGCACGCCGTACTGGACACCAATGTGCGCCGGGTGTTCGCCCGCGCGGTGGCCGGCCGCCAGTTCCCGCCGAACGCCACCACCGCGGCGGAGCGCAAACTCGCCCGCCAGCTGCTGCCCGAGGACGAGAACCTGGCGGCACGCTGGGCGGCGGCCACGATGGAGCTGGGGGCGCTGCTGTGCACGGCGCGCGCTCCGGAGTGCGGGCGCTGCCCGATCGCCGCGCAGTGCACCTGGCGCCTGGCCGGCTCCCCGGCGCACGACGGCCCGGCCCGTCGCACCCAGACGTACGCCGGTACCGACCGCCAGGTGCGCGGCAAGCTGCTCGCCGTCCTGCGCGAGGCGGTCACGCCGGTGCCGCAGCAGGCGCTGGACGCGGTGTGGGACGAGCCGGTGCAGCGGGCCAGGGCACTGGACGGCCTGGTCTCGGACGGTCTGGTGGAGCCGCTGGGCGGTGGCCGCTATCGGTTGCCGCTCACGTAG
- a CDS encoding SigE family RNA polymerase sigma factor, which yields MTASTVNVGKRKRIGGVGMATSGGKVLDFEEYVRTRQEALLRSARRLVPDPVDAQDLLQTALVRTYGRWDGIADKSLADAYLRRVMINTRTEWWRARKLEEVPTEQLPDASVDDGTEQRADRALLMDILGVLAPKQRSVVVLRHWEQMSTEETAAALGMSTGTVKSTLHRALARLRQELQMRDIDARMLERGERGRERCAA from the coding sequence ATGACCGCCAGCACGGTCAACGTGGGGAAACGCAAGCGGATCGGAGGCGTCGGAATGGCGACCAGCGGCGGCAAGGTACTGGACTTCGAAGAGTACGTTCGTACGCGGCAGGAGGCCCTGCTGCGGAGCGCCCGGCGCCTGGTGCCCGACCCGGTCGACGCACAGGACCTGCTGCAGACCGCGCTGGTGCGCACCTACGGCCGCTGGGACGGTATCGCGGACAAGTCGCTGGCCGACGCCTACCTCCGCCGCGTCATGATCAACACGCGGACCGAGTGGTGGCGGGCCCGCAAGCTCGAAGAGGTGCCCACCGAGCAGCTGCCGGACGCGAGCGTGGACGACGGCACCGAGCAGCGCGCCGACCGTGCCCTGCTGATGGACATCCTCGGGGTGCTGGCCCCCAAGCAGCGCAGCGTCGTCGTGCTGCGGCACTGGGAGCAGATGAGCACGGAGGAGACCGCGGCGGCGCTCGGCATGTCCACGGGAACGGTCAAGAGCACGCTGCACCGCGCGCTGGCCCGGCTGCGTCAGGAGCTGCAGATGCGTGACATCGACGCGCGGATGCTGGAGCGTGGCGAGCGGGGGCGGGAGCGGTGCGCGGCCTGA
- the cseB gene encoding two-component system response regulator CseB, producing the protein MAETHVLFVEDDDVIREATQLALERDGFVVTAMPDGLAGLEAFRADRPDIALLDVMVPGLDGVSLCRRIRDESTVPVIMLSARADSIDVVLGLEAGADDYVTKPFDGAVLVARIRAVLRRFGHASGPDRAGGSSADQADIAEPVLRFGDLEVDTEGMEVRKGGENVALTPTEMRLLLEFSNAPGTVLSRDRLLERVWDYGWGGDTRVVDVHVQRLRGKIGQDRIETVRGFGYKLRG; encoded by the coding sequence ATGGCCGAGACCCATGTGCTCTTCGTCGAGGACGACGACGTGATCCGCGAGGCCACCCAGCTCGCCCTGGAACGGGACGGATTCGTGGTCACCGCGATGCCCGACGGGCTGGCGGGCCTGGAGGCGTTCCGCGCCGACCGCCCCGATATCGCCCTGCTCGACGTGATGGTGCCGGGCCTCGACGGCGTCAGCCTGTGCCGGCGGATCCGCGATGAGTCGACGGTCCCCGTGATCATGCTGTCGGCTCGTGCCGACTCGATCGATGTGGTGCTCGGCCTGGAGGCCGGTGCGGACGACTACGTCACCAAGCCGTTCGACGGTGCGGTGCTGGTCGCCCGGATCCGCGCCGTACTGCGCCGCTTCGGCCACGCCAGCGGCCCGGACCGGGCCGGCGGCTCGTCGGCGGACCAGGCCGACATCGCCGAGCCGGTGCTGCGCTTCGGCGACCTGGAGGTCGACACCGAGGGCATGGAGGTCCGCAAGGGCGGCGAGAACGTCGCTCTGACGCCGACCGAGATGCGGCTGCTGCTGGAGTTCTCCAACGCACCCGGCACGGTCCTCTCCCGCGACCGGCTGCTGGAGCGGGTCTGGGACTACGGCTGGGGTGGTGACACCCGGGTCGTGGACGTCCATGTCCAGCGGTTGCGCGGCAAGATCGGTCAGGACCGGATCGAGACGGTCCGCGGCTTCGGATACAAGCTGAGAGGCTGA
- the cseC gene encoding two-component system sensor histidine kinase CseC has product MVRLALRTGLRWKLSAAIALVGALVAVALSLVVHNAARHSMLDNSRDVQIERLNFTQKIFLSTNRLQFGAKIDDPELPEALRDEVAKNKRATYLQDTGQTAPDVWAASPLSNNRVLSMHDRFPDRFAVLDDLDKALVVGSTAVVVGGCALGVLVGGRLSRRLRKAAAAAGKLADGDTAVRIRDEVGSGRVRDETDDLAFAVDAMSDALQERIEAERRVTADIAHELRTPVTGLLTAAELLPPGRPSELVRDRAQALRTLVEDVLEVARLDGHAERAELQDVVLGEFVSRRVRALDPGITVEVVRDSEVTTDPRRLERILGNLIANAARHGKPPIEVTVEGRVLRVRDHGTGFPEALLREGPSRFRTGSSDRAGRGHGLGLTIAAGQARVLGARLTFRNADELTDGSTGAVAVLWLPENAPTNTGSFPVLHLPER; this is encoded by the coding sequence GTGGTCAGACTGGCCCTGCGGACGGGGCTGAGATGGAAGCTCAGCGCCGCGATCGCGCTCGTCGGAGCACTGGTCGCGGTCGCGCTCAGCCTTGTCGTGCACAACGCCGCCCGCCACTCCATGCTCGACAACAGCCGGGATGTGCAGATCGAGCGGCTCAACTTCACGCAGAAGATCTTCCTCTCCACCAACCGGCTGCAGTTCGGCGCGAAGATCGACGACCCGGAGCTGCCGGAGGCGCTGCGCGACGAGGTCGCCAAGAACAAGCGCGCCACCTACCTCCAGGACACCGGGCAGACCGCCCCCGATGTGTGGGCGGCCTCACCGCTCAGCAACAACCGGGTGCTGTCCATGCACGACCGTTTCCCCGACCGCTTCGCCGTCCTCGACGACCTCGACAAGGCCCTGGTCGTCGGGTCGACCGCGGTGGTGGTCGGCGGCTGTGCGCTGGGGGTGCTGGTCGGCGGGCGGCTCTCCAGGCGGCTGCGCAAGGCCGCCGCGGCAGCCGGCAAACTCGCCGACGGCGACACCGCGGTCCGGATCCGCGACGAGGTCGGCAGCGGACGGGTCCGCGACGAGACCGACGATCTGGCCTTCGCCGTGGACGCCATGTCCGACGCCCTCCAGGAGCGCATCGAGGCCGAGCGACGGGTCACCGCCGATATCGCCCACGAGCTGCGCACCCCGGTCACCGGCCTGCTGACCGCCGCCGAACTGCTGCCGCCCGGCCGCCCCTCGGAACTCGTCCGCGACCGGGCGCAGGCGCTGCGCACCCTCGTCGAGGACGTCCTGGAAGTGGCCCGGCTCGACGGCCATGCGGAGCGCGCCGAGCTGCAGGACGTCGTGCTCGGCGAGTTCGTCTCCCGGCGGGTGCGGGCGCTCGACCCGGGGATCACCGTCGAGGTCGTACGGGACTCCGAGGTCACCACCGACCCGCGCCGGCTGGAGCGGATCCTCGGCAATCTGATCGCCAACGCCGCCCGCCACGGCAAGCCGCCGATCGAGGTCACCGTCGAGGGCCGGGTCCTGCGGGTCCGCGACCACGGCACGGGCTTCCCCGAGGCCCTGCTGCGCGAGGGCCCCAGCCGCTTCCGCACCGGCAGCAGCGACCGGGCCGGCCGCGGCCACGGCCTGGGCCTGACCATCGCGGCCGGCCAGGCCCGCGTCCTGGGCGCCCGCCTCACGTTCCGCAACGCGGATGAACTCACCGACGGCTCGACGGGCGCCGTCGCCGTGCTGTGGCTGCCGGAGAACGCGCCTACTAATACGGGGAGCTTTCCGGTTTTGCATCTGCCGGAGCGGTAA
- a CDS encoding MDR family MFS transporter yields MGKSQHATPTGDGRIADRSGRPDAVPETGSGKKPAGVRMVLFALMIAMLLAMLDNMIVGTAMPTIVGELGGMDHLSWVVTAYTLATAASTPIWGKLGDMYGRKGVFLSSIVLFLIGSALSGMAQDMGQLIGFRAVQGLGAGGLMVGVMAIIGDLIPPRERGKYQGMMAGVMAVAMVGGPLVGGSITDHLGWRWSFYINLPLGAIALVMVTAVLHLPKKRSQTRIDYVGAALLTLGITSLVLITTWGGTEYDWLSGQIIGLGILGVVALALFLVVERRVNEPVLPLHIFRNGNFSLITLIGFLVGFVMFGSMTFLPLFQQTVQGASATNSGLLLLPLMGGLLVVSLIAGRVTTQTGKYKIFVVGGSGLLIVGLVLLSLMGVGTTRFTSSLYMVVLGAGMGFLMQTTMLIAQNSVEMKDMGVGSSSATLFRTIGGSFGVAIFGAIFTHQVQTTMVERIGKAAEKMTSGGAQMDPKGLAKLPPAIKDAYAHAVASGTHHVFLWGAAISVVGFAAAWFLKEVPLRGGPTKPAESTAVSVDRVPVVEPV; encoded by the coding sequence ATGGGGAAGTCGCAACATGCGACCCCGACGGGGGACGGACGGATCGCGGACCGGTCGGGGAGACCGGACGCGGTGCCGGAGACCGGCTCGGGCAAGAAGCCCGCCGGCGTACGGATGGTGCTCTTCGCACTGATGATCGCGATGCTGCTCGCGATGCTGGACAACATGATCGTCGGCACGGCGATGCCGACCATCGTCGGTGAACTGGGCGGGATGGACCACCTGTCCTGGGTCGTCACCGCCTACACCCTCGCCACCGCGGCCTCGACGCCGATCTGGGGCAAGCTCGGCGACATGTACGGACGCAAGGGCGTCTTCCTGTCGTCCATCGTGCTCTTCCTGATCGGCTCCGCGCTGTCCGGCATGGCGCAGGACATGGGGCAGCTGATCGGCTTCCGCGCCGTGCAGGGCCTGGGCGCGGGCGGTCTGATGGTCGGCGTCATGGCGATCATCGGCGATCTGATTCCGCCGCGGGAGCGCGGCAAGTACCAGGGCATGATGGCCGGTGTCATGGCCGTCGCCATGGTCGGCGGCCCGCTGGTCGGCGGCAGCATCACCGACCACCTCGGCTGGCGCTGGAGCTTCTACATCAACCTGCCGCTCGGTGCGATCGCGCTGGTCATGGTGACCGCGGTGCTGCATCTGCCGAAGAAGCGGTCACAGACCCGGATCGACTACGTCGGCGCCGCGCTGCTCACCCTCGGCATCACCTCGCTGGTGCTGATCACCACCTGGGGCGGCACCGAGTACGACTGGCTGTCCGGCCAGATCATCGGCCTCGGCATCCTCGGTGTGGTCGCGCTCGCCCTCTTCCTGGTGGTGGAGCGCAGGGTCAACGAGCCGGTGCTGCCGCTGCACATCTTCCGTAACGGCAACTTCTCGCTGATCACGCTCATCGGCTTCCTGGTCGGCTTTGTGATGTTCGGGTCGATGACCTTCCTGCCGCTGTTCCAGCAGACCGTGCAGGGCGCCTCGGCCACCAACTCCGGTCTTCTGCTGCTGCCGCTGATGGGCGGGCTGCTGGTCGTCTCGCTGATCGCGGGCCGGGTCACCACCCAGACCGGTAAGTACAAGATCTTCGTGGTCGGCGGCAGCGGACTGCTCATCGTGGGCCTGGTCCTGCTGTCCTTGATGGGCGTCGGAACCACCCGTTTCACCTCCAGCCTCTACATGGTCGTGCTCGGCGCCGGTATGGGCTTCCTGATGCAGACCACGATGCTGATCGCGCAGAACAGCGTCGAGATGAAGGACATGGGCGTCGGCTCGTCCTCGGCCACTCTCTTCCGCACGATCGGCGGTTCCTTCGGCGTCGCGATCTTCGGTGCGATCTTCACCCACCAGGTGCAGACGACGATGGTCGAACGGATCGGCAAGGCCGCCGAGAAGATGACCAGCGGCGGCGCCCAGATGGACCCGAAGGGGCTGGCCAAGCTCCCCCCGGCGATCAAGGACGCCTACGCCCACGCGGTGGCCTCCGGCACGCACCACGTCTTCCTGTGGGGCGCGGCGATCAGCGTCGTCGGCTTCGCGGCGGCATGGTTCCTCAAGGAGGTTCCCCTGCGGGGCGGGCCGACCAAGCCGGCCGAGTCCACGGCGGTGTCGGTGGACCGGGTGCCGGTCGTCGAGCCCGTCTGA
- a CDS encoding TetR/AcrR family transcriptional regulator, with amino-acid sequence MSTQARRGNTRQRIQNVALELFSEQGYEKTSLREIAEKLEVTKAALYYHFRTKEDIVISLFQDLGRPIDELIAWAEEQPRTLEAKQELIRRYSESLRSGEPLFRFLQENQAAVRDLSIGETFKSRMLTLFDLLKEPEAELTDQVRCITALFSMHAGMFAMQHVEGDPEEKRKAILEVATELVTAANPPNRRPARPDSAQTASP; translated from the coding sequence ATGAGCACACAGGCGCGCAGGGGAAACACCCGCCAGCGCATCCAGAACGTCGCTCTGGAGCTGTTCTCCGAACAGGGCTACGAGAAGACCTCACTGCGCGAGATCGCCGAAAAGCTGGAGGTCACGAAGGCGGCGCTGTACTACCACTTCAGGACCAAGGAAGACATCGTCATCAGCCTGTTCCAGGACCTGGGCAGGCCCATCGACGAGCTGATCGCCTGGGCCGAGGAGCAGCCGCGCACCCTGGAGGCCAAGCAGGAGCTGATCCGCCGCTACAGCGAGTCGCTGCGCTCGGGCGAGCCCCTTTTCCGGTTCCTGCAGGAGAACCAGGCGGCGGTGCGCGATCTGAGCATCGGCGAGACGTTCAAATCGCGCATGCTGACCCTCTTCGACCTCCTCAAGGAGCCCGAAGCGGAGCTGACGGATCAGGTGCGCTGCATCACGGCGCTGTTCTCGATGCATGCGGGCATGTTCGCGATGCAGCACGTGGAGGGCGACCCCGAGGAGAAGCGCAAGGCCATCCTCGAGGTCGCCACAGAACTGGTCACGGCGGCAAACCCGCCGAACCGCCGGCCAGCCCGGCCGGACTCAGCTCAGACGGCGTCGCCGTGA
- a CDS encoding M23 family metallopeptidase → MSKFAALRNSKKFAVRNRVAVVAAGVGVTAALGAGIATAADASLQNLTSGVGSTVTAQADAQAKSAAAAKAAAVKAKQDAAKAVDAWVKPVDKYTLGEPFGIAGSHWSHKHSGQDFVVPTGTAVKAVHKGTVVKAGPWGGGDGPAYGNAIVIQHDNGTYTQYAHLSQIQVQVGQQVGAGQQIGLSGSTGNSTGPHLHFEVRTGPNYGTGIEPTGFLRAHGDAV, encoded by the coding sequence ATGTCCAAGTTTGCTGCTCTCCGCAATTCGAAGAAGTTCGCCGTGCGCAATCGCGTCGCCGTTGTCGCGGCCGGTGTCGGTGTTACCGCCGCCCTGGGTGCCGGTATTGCGACCGCCGCCGACGCGAGTCTGCAGAACCTCACCTCGGGCGTCGGTTCGACCGTGACCGCGCAGGCCGATGCGCAGGCGAAGTCCGCGGCCGCCGCGAAGGCCGCCGCCGTCAAGGCCAAGCAGGACGCGGCCAAGGCGGTCGACGCCTGGGTCAAGCCGGTCGACAAGTACACGCTGGGCGAGCCCTTCGGCATCGCCGGCAGCCACTGGTCGCACAAGCACAGCGGTCAGGACTTCGTCGTGCCGACCGGTACCGCGGTCAAGGCCGTCCACAAGGGCACCGTCGTCAAGGCCGGCCCCTGGGGCGGCGGCGACGGCCCGGCCTACGGCAACGCCATCGTGATCCAGCACGACAACGGCACGTACACCCAGTACGCGCACCTGTCACAGATACAGGTCCAGGTCGGCCAGCAGGTCGGCGCCGGCCAGCAGATCGGCCTGTCCGGCAGCACGGGTAACTCCACCGGCCCCCACCTGCACTTCGAGGTCCGCACCGGCCCCAACTACGGGACGGGCATCGAGCCGACCGGATTCCTGCGGGCTCACGGCGACGCCGTCTGA